The Cylindrospermum stagnale PCC 7417 genome segment TTCATACTTGCGCTTCTGTTTGTGCGTTTCGTAGGCTTGTGTTATGAACTTGTCTATTAATTCTAAGGTCTGTTGGGGTAGCTTTCGGTTGCGGTTGCCTTTTTTATTAGAGCAACTCAAAAGCCCGATATACCCATAGCCGAATTTTTGTTGTGCTTGCCGATATTTGGTTAACCAATCCCTTAAGGTACGTTCTGATATTGTGGAATTCTCTAGTGGTTGTCCCAGCAATATTGGTTCAATACTTCTGTAGCGGTGATTAGCCTCTTCTAAATCTTTTGAACTGGCTTGGAGCAGAATAGACTTTATTTGGTCATCGTTACAGTTGGACTGTTGGAGTTGAGAAGCTGTGATTTTTCCTTGCCGAATTTTACTTTCAAACTCAGAAATGGGCAAATCAATAAAGTCTCCTTCTCTGGCACGCAAAGTAATCTCGGTATGACCAATTTGAACCACGTTGTAGCTTTGACCATCCCAATTAATTGGCGTGTTGGGAATCAAATTTATAACTGGGGAACTGATAGAATCAGCGATGGTCTGCGACGAAACCATCAAGTTGTAAGTTGTTCCCGAAAGTTGGTCACAAAAAACTCTGCACCGTTCTGGCTCAACCAAGAGGGTTGCCTTTAAATCCACATAAATTTTTTCAGTGGCAACCAGTTGGTAAATTTCATCTGCACTAACTTTATTAGCTTTATATAGCAATTCCCGAAGAGTTATTCCAGGTTGTTCCTGAATTATTGCTCTTATAAGTTGTGTTTGATTCGGATTTATACTATCAACACAATTTCGGTAATAGTCTTCTAGGAAGGTAATGTTGCGATATAGAACCCAATTAATTTGGTCATCTGACTGGATGTGAAAGTCAAATCCAAACTGCGCTGCGTGTTCAGATGCTGGTGGCGAATACCACTTCAAATCTTCTCCCTTACTGTAACGATGGGGGTGTTTAAAAATCAGCGATTTGAGTTCACTTAGAGTTTTACACTCTACCCAACCAGCACTGTTTGTTCTGATGACAAAAAAGTCTGGGGTGTAAAAGAATCCAATATTTCGCCCAGAGACTCCTTGATAATTAATCTTGAATGCAGGGGGTTGGTCGTAAAATTCTAAGATATCTTCATCATGCTCCAGTGAGTAAATGAAGGGAAGCTCGACTTTGTGGGACTCAAATTGGATGGTTTGCCCCATCTTTTTACTGGGGTAAAAACCTGACACATTTTTTCTCCCTCCTCCTACACGCCGTGCAGGTTCTTTTGAACGGATGTCGGCGAGAGTTTTGCGCCCTAGTAGCGATAGGTTTTGACGACTACACCAGCTATCAAACTCGTCAGGTGTGAGCATTTTTTCTCCCCCTGAAATTTGAATTGAAGACGCAACTCACAACATATGTCTTGTTGTTATAGCAGTGGTAGGAGTGCTGTCACCCAATTCATTGCTCTCGACACTGGTCTGAGCGCTTCAGTTCATTGTAATTCTTACTACCGATTTGAAATCTTAAGAAAGTACATTTTTGGCAAGCTTATGGTAACAATTTTGCTTGACGGCAATATTATGGTTCTAATTGCTGAAAAATGACTAAAAGTGTCTAACGGACACATCAGCATTTCAGCCACTGTAGCGGCAATATTATGGTTCCAGGCGTGGCAATCTTATCCTTCCACCGACACTGGGTGTCGGTGGAAGGATAAGATTGCCGTTTTTACGTGCTTATGCTTCTAATTCATTTCGGCAATCTCAAACGGGCGGTCTCCGTGACGCGGTGTCGTTAGCTCTAATTCCCAGTAAAAAGGTTTTTGTGGGTAGGCAGCCCGATGTCCTTCACGAGATATTGTCTGTTCCCAACCACTATGCCGTTTTATTTCGTTAATAAATGTTTTGTAGCTGGGAATTTGGTCGGGAGAAATTCCAGCACTTACACAGGCATTGTTAAAAGCTCCATAGACTTTATACTTGCGCTTCTGTTTGTGCGTTTCGTAGGCTTGTTTTATGAACTTGTCTATCAGTTCCAAGGTCTGTTGGGGTAGCTTTCGGTTGCGGTTGCCTTTAAATCCACATAAATTTTTTCAGTGGCAACCAGTTGGTAAATTTCATCTGCACTAACTTTATTAACTTTATAGAGCAATTCCCTCAGAGTTATTCCAGGTTGTTCCTGAATTATTGCTTTTATAAGTTGTGTTTGATTCGGATCTATACTATCAACACGATTTCGGCCTCGTCAGGTGTGAGCATTTTTTCTCCCCCTGAAATTTGAGTTGAAGACGCAACTCACAATATATGTCTTGTTTTTATAGCAGTGATAGGAGTGCTGTCACCCGATTCATTGCTCTCGACACTGGTCTGAGTGCTTCAGTTCATTGTATTTGTTACTACCGATTTGAAATCTTAAGAAAGTACATTTTTGGCAAGCTTATGGTGACAATTTTGCTATCCGGCAATGTTATGGTTCCCATTGCTTAAAAATAACTAACAGCGTCTAACGAAAACATCAGCATCTCAGCCACTGTGGCGGCAATCTTATGGTTCCAGTGGCGGCAATCTTATCCTTTCACCGACACTGGGCAAGCATTCTGTCAATCGATATTTTTGGCAATTCTCAATGTACCAATTAACCTATAGTTTATTTGGTGCAACAATTTAATACGGCACAGCAAGGGTTTGAAGCTCCTAAATTTTTGAAATTTGAATTGGTACAGTTTTATCCGTGGCGATCGCAGTATTGAAAGTGGCTCATCAATTCCTTAGCGCAAGTCTTGGTATCACTGCTCATTTCACCCCGGTAACTATGCCGAGCGTTTGGGCAGTTGCTTGCAGCAGCTGCCATTGGTCAGAGATTGAGCGATCGTCACACTTAGCAAAGATTTTATTAAATCTGGAACAGTGCCCCGCGCCTATCCCGCCGCTGGGATGATTGGCGATGAAAAAGATTTCGTCGCCGCGCTCAGAACGTTGCCTTAAGTGGGCGTACCCATTTGGTATTGAGTCAAGATAGTTGTTGGTCGGCGAGGTATGTTGACAGAAGAAGACACTACTCTAGCACTTACAACTTAAAACACTTAGACAATATACGTAAAAATTTTTAGAAAAACTGTATCCACTCCACGGTTCCACCACACCGGACAAATAAAAACTTTGACTTGCAATTGATGAAAGACCCTTTGATTTTGAATTCTTTGGCTGCAAGTAAACCCTCTGGGATTGTCTTCAGCCCCAAGCGAGTTTCGTCATGACACAAATACCTCAATCACTTTCCCTTTCCACCTTGGGTGAATGTTTGGCTTCGAGTGAGGTGGAGTGTCTCACACCTTCTTATATATATCCTTCACTCACTCACTAAATTGTTTTGGTCAAAGCACCAAGCAGTGTTTACGGGACGCAAAAGCTCAACCCCAAGAGGTGAGCAACCAAGTCTAAGCGCAGATTTTTACCGAGGAAATCTCCTTTGAGGATGCTTGGCTCTAGTTCTCTCACTGTGGATTCATCTGAAAATCGCTGTAATCTCGTTCATACTTATGGATCACCATACTAACCGTCAGCCTTCATAGCCCTTGTTCAGTCTGCCTTATAGCCTCTATGTTAGTCAGTCCAGGTTGCTGAAAAAAAAATGGTTTACCCCTTGACAGAACAGAAAAGGTATTGCTATATTAATTGAGGTGAAGGGCAAGCGCCCCAACCGCCGAACCGAGAAAAAAAAATACTTTGAAAGTTTAAAGACAACCATACCTCGTCAAGAGATTTAAGTTTGGGTTTACCCAAAACGGAATCGAAAAAATAGAGGATTCCGAAACATAAAGTTTTCGGAGCCAACAAACTCGAGTCACAACAAAACGGAGAGTTTGATCCTGGCTCAGGATGAACGCTGGCGGTATGCTTAACACATGCAAGTCGAACGGTCTCTTCGGAGATAGTGGCGGACGGGTGAGTAACGCGTGAGAATCTGCCTTCAGGTCTGGGACAACCACTGGAAACGGTGGCTAATACCGGATGTGCCGAGAGGTGAAAGGTTAACTGCCTGAAGAGGAGCTCGCGTCTGATTAGCTAGTTGGTGGGGTAAAAGCCTACCAAGGCGACGATCAGTAGCTGGTCTGAGAGGATGATCAGCCACACTGGGACTGAGACACGGCCCAGACTCCTACGGGAGGCAGCAGTGGGGAATTTTCCGCAATGGGCGAAAGCCTGACGGAGCAATACCGCGTGAGGGAGGAAGGCTCTTGGGTTGTAAACCTCTTTTCTCAGGGAATAAAAAAATGAAGGTACCTGAGGAATAAGCATCGGCTAACTCCGTGCCAGCAGCCGCGGTAATACGGAGGATGCAAGCGTTATCCGGAATGATTGGGCGTAAAGCGTCCGCAGGTGGCTATGTAAGTCTGCTGTTAAAGAGCAAGGCTCAACCTTGTAAAGGCAGTGGAAACTACATAGCTAGAGTGCGTTCGGGGCAGAGGGAATTCCTGGTGTAGCGGTGAAATGCGTAGATATCAGGAAGAACACCGGTGGCGAAAGCGCTCTGCTAGGCCGCAACTGACACTGAGGGACGAAAGCTAGGGGAGCGAATGGGATTAGATACCCCAGTAGTCCTAGCCGTAAACGATGGATACTAGGCGTTGCTTGTATCGACCCGAGCAGTGCCGTAGCTAACGCGTTAAGTATCCCGCCTGGGGAGTACGCACGCAAGTGTGAAACTCAAAGGAATTGACGGGGGCCCGCACAAGCGGTGGAGTATGTGGTTTAATTCGATGCAACGCGAAGAACCTTACCAAGGCTTGACATGTCGCGAATCTCCTTGAAAGGGGAGAGTGCCTTCGGGAGCGCGAACACAGGTGGTGCATGGCTGTCGTCAGCTCGTGTCGTGAGATGTTGGGTTAAGTCCCGCAACGAGCGCAACCCTCGTTTTTAGTTGCCAGCACTTCGGGTGGGCACTCTAGAGAGACTGCCGGTGACAAACCGGAGGAAGGTGGGGATGACGTCAAGTCAGCATGCCCCTTACGCCTTGGGCTACACACGTACTACAATGCTACGGACAGAGGGCAGCAAGCTAGCGATAGCAAGCTAATCCCGGAAACCGTAGCTCAGTTCAGATCGCAGGCTGCAACTCGCCTGCGTGAAGGAGGAATCGCTAGTAATTGCAGGTCAGCATACTGCAGTGAATTCGTTCCCGGGCCTTGTACACACCGCCCGTCACACCATGGAAGCTGGTCACGCCCGAAGTCGTTACCCCAACCCTTGTGGAGGGGGATGCCTAAGGCAGGACTGGTGACTGGGGTGAAGTCGTAACAAGGTAGCCGTACCGGAAGGTGTGGCTGGATCACCTCCTTTTAGGGAGACCTACCCACTCAGATATCGAAAACAATCAGCGATTAGATATTGAGTTGGTCATCCTAAGGTCGGTCGAGATTGGTTGAAACTTTCAAAGTATTAATGGTTCGGTTAATCAATGCTCAAAGCTATCTCAAATATCTGGATATATAAACTCAGCAACTAGGCTTATATGCCAGACTGCTGGGAATGAAACCAGCCAGAACCTTGAAAACTGCATAGTGACGCGAAAAAAATTGCAGGCAGACACAGACATAAGTCATGTTCGTGGATGCTTTAAAGTGAAACACCAAAATGTTTGAGTGGTCAAGTTAATAAGGGCTAACGGTGGATACCTAGGCACACAGAGGCGATGAAGGACGTGGTTACCGACGATATGCTCCGGGGAGTTGGAAGCAAACAAAGATCCGGAGATTTCCGAATGGGGCAACCCTAAATACTACCTGCTGAATATATAGGCAGGAGAGAGCCAACCCAGCGAACTGAAACATCTTAGTAGCTGGAGGAAGAGAAATCAAATAGAGATTCCCTAAGTAGTGGTGAGCGAAAGGGGAAGAGCCTAAACCAATTGGTTTACCGATTGGGGTTGTGGGACAGCGAGATCGAATCTAGAGACTAGACGAAGCAGCTAAATACTGCACCAGAGGAGGTGAAAGTCCTGTAGTCGAAAGTCAAAGGATAGTAGCTGAATCCCGAGTAGCATGGGGCACGAGGAATCCCATGTGAATCCGCGAGGACCACCTCGTAAGGCTAAATACTACTGTGTGACCGATAGTGAACCAGTACCGCGAGGGAAAGGTGAAAAGAACCCCGGAAGGGGAGTGAAATAGAACATGAAACCGTTAGCTTACAAGCAGTGGGAGGACGATTTAACGTCTGACCGCGTGCCTGTTGAAGAATGAGCCGGCGACTTATAGGCACTGGTAGGTTAAAGCGAGAATGCTGGAGCCAAAGCGAAAGCGAGTCTGAAGAGGGCGATAATCAGTGTTTATAGACCCGAACCCTGGTGATCTAACCATGTCCAGGATGAAGCTTGGGTAACACCAAGTGGAGGTCCGAACCGACCGATGTTGAAAAATCGGCGGATGAGGTGTGGTTAGGGGTGAAATGCCAATCGAACCAGGAGCTAGCTGGTTCTCCCCGAAATGTGTTTAGGCGCAGCGGTAACGATTACATCTGGGGGGTAAAGCACTGTTTCGGTGCGGGCTGGGAGACCGGTACCAAATCGAGACAAACTCTGAATACCCAGAGCACACGTTGCCAGTGAGACAGTGGGGGATAAGCTTCATTGTCAAGAGGGAAACAGCCCAGACCACCAGCTAAGGTCCCCAAATCATTGCTAAGTGATAAAGGAGGTGAGAGTGCACAGACAACTAGGAGGTTTGCCTAGAAGCAGCCACCCTTGAAAGAGTGCGTAATAGCTCACTAGTCAAGCGCTCT includes the following:
- a CDS encoding TnsA endonuclease C-terminal domain-containing protein, whose protein sequence is MDPNQTQLIKAIIQEQPGITLRELLYKVNKVSADEIYQLVATEKIYVDLKATATESYPNRPWN